TGCGTTTCTTAAACGGCGAAAGCTCGGCCAGCGGTGCGCGGGCCACCACTACCAGCGAAACATCATGATGGCGAAGATGCTGATTGGCGCCGTCGATGTGGTCGCACAGGAAGGAACAGCCTTCGCAATAATGGTTGCCGCCCGGCCCAAGCATGAAATGGTAGACGATGAGCTGGCTGTTGGCGCCGAAGAGATCAGCAAGATGCCTTGGCCCTGCTTCGGTTTCGAACACATAGTCCTTGCGGATCCTGAGCCAGGGCAGTTCACGTCTTTCGGCGGCGATCTTGTCGCGCAGGCGCGTCAGTTCCTTCTCGCGCTTGAGGTGCTGCTGGTGCGCACGAAACCACTCTTCCTGCGGGACGATCTTGCGTTTGGACATGGAATTCTCCTCTCTCCATTGTCCAAGGACGCGTGGCGTCCGCCCATTCCGACATCCGCGGGGCCAAAAATTTCGCAGTCGGGCTGGGTGCTCGCGCAAAAAAGCAAAACCCGGGCGCGAGGCCCGGGTTCGCGTGTCGATATGAAAAGCTGGCTCAGGCGGCCGTTTTGACGCTGGACGCCTGGAAAATGCTGTCAATCGCTGATGCCAGCGCAGCGTTGAACTGCGCGTCGGTCTGTTGCGCCGAAAGACCCTCGGTCAGCGCGCGCGAGAAGCTGGCGATCATGCCGTAATTCTGCTTCAGCTTCGCATTGGCCTCGTCGCGGGAATAGCCACCGGAGAGGGCGACCACGCGCATGACGCGGGGATCGTCGATCAGCGGCTTGTAGAGGTTCGCCTTCGTCGGCAGCGTCAGCTTCAGCATGACCCTCTTGCCAGCCGGCACGGTGTCGAGATGCCTGCGGATTTCGCCAAGCAGAATGTCCTCGGCTTCCGCCTTGTCATGGATGGAGATCGTGACTTCCGGCTCGATGATCGGGACGAGATCATGCGCCAGGACCTGCCTGCCGACTTCGAACTGCTGGTCGACAACGGCGGCGATGCCCTTCGGGTTCGCCGCATCGATCACCGACCGTTCCTTGGTGCCGAATATTCCCTTAGCGACCGCACGCTTCAGCAACGCGTCGAGGTTCGGCATCGGCTTCATCAGCTTGACGCCGTCCGTGGCCTCAGCCAGACCCTGGTCGATCTTCAGGAAAGGCACCACATGGCGCTTTTCCCACAGATACTGGGCGGTCGGTATGCCGTCGATGTCGCGGTCCATGGTCTGCTCGAACAGGATCGCACCCATGACCTTGTCGCCGGTGAAGGCAGGCGACTTGATGATCCGCGCGCGCATCTGATGAACGAGGTCGAACATTTCCGCATCGTTCGACCAGGCGCTTTCGTCGACGCCATAAAGCTTGAGCGCCTTCGGCGTGGAGCCGCCCGACTGATCGAGCGCAGCAATGAAGCCGTCCTTGTTTGCTACCTGCGCGGCCATTTCCTGGTTCATTTCATCTTCCTTCAGAAAGTGATGCCGGGCGCATAGCAGAAGCATGCGCCAGCTGAAAAGGCCGATCCAGAGTACTAACCGATTGAAAGATTTTCAAACGATTTGAGGTCGCCGGCAGTGCTTGACAGCCGGCGTTTCGCCTACTTCTTCAATACTTCGACGCCGGGCAGTGGCTTGCCTTCCATCCATTCGAGGAACGCGCCGCCGGCGGTCGAGACATAGGTGAAATCGTCGGCAACGCCGGCGTGGTTGAGTGCCGCGACCGTATCGCCGCCACCAGCTACCGAAACCAATTTGCCGGCCTTGGTGCGGGCGGCTGCATGTTTGGCGGCGGAAACAGTCGCCTTGTCGAAGGGTTCGATCTCGAAAGCGCCGAGCGGACCGTTCCACACCAGCGTGGCGGCACGGTCGATCCACTGGTTGATCGTCTCGATGGTCTTGGCGCCGACGTCGAGGATCATGGCGTCGCCAGGTACCTTGTCGATGGCAACGGTCTCGTTGGCGGCTCCCGCCTTGAATTCGCGCGCCACTACGCCGTCCACCGGCAGGATGATGGCGCAACCGGCAGTGGCCGCCTCGATCATGATCTGCTTGGCGGTGGTGGCGAGATCGTGCTCGCACAACGACTTGCCGACATCGGTGCCGCGCGCGGCGAGGAAGGTGTTGGCCATGCCGCCGCCGATCACCAGCGCGTCGACCTTTTTGACGAGGTTCATCAGGAGATCGATCTTGCTGGAGACCTTGGCGCCACCGACAATGGCGATGACCGGCTTGACCGGCGCGCCGAGGCCTTTCTCGAGCGCCTCCAGTTCCGCCTGCATGGTGCGGCCGGCATAGGCCGGCAGCACGCGCGCCAGGCCTTCGGTGGAGCAATGCGCGCGGTGTGCGGCCGAGAACGCGTCGTTGATATAGACGTCGCCGAGCGCCGCGAACTGTTCGGTCAGCGCGGGATCGTTCTTTTCCTCGCCCTTGTAGAAGCGGGTGTTTTCCAGAAGCAGCACATCGCCGTTCCTCATGCCGGCGACAGCCAGCTCGGCCTTTTCACCCGCACAGTCGGCAGCGAAGGCGACGGGCCGGCCGAGAACCTCGGCGGTGGCGGCAGCGATCGGGCGCAGCGACAGGTCGGGTGCGGGGCCGTCCTTCGGGCGACCGAAATGGGCGAGCAGGATAACTTTGGCGCCCTTGTCCGAAAGCTCCGAGATCGTGGGCACGACGCGTTCGATGCGGGTAAGGTCGGTGACCTTGCCGTTGGCAACAGGCACGTTGAGATCGACGCGCACCAACACGCGCTTGCCGCCCACATCGCTGATATCGTCCAGGGTCTTGAAGCCAGCCATGCCTGTTCCTTTTCGAAAAGATGCCGGACCTTACCCGCCAAAAACGGGGATGCAAGGCTTGAGAAGCATGGGGCGATAAATATCTCGCCACAAGGTGACATCACGCTGGCAGCGGGGCGTCATCATCCTTGCGTTCATTCGCGTCGGGACGGTTCTGCGTCGTATCGTCCTCCGACGCCTTCGGCTTTTCGGGCGGCTTGCGGCGATTGCGAATGAGGCTGGCGATACGGTCAAAAAGTTCGCCGGCGCTGAGGAAGGCAGGCACCCGCGCGACCGGCGCCGTCGGCTCAAAGGACAGCCCGAGGCCGGTGATGCGGCCCTTGTCGTCGACATCGCGCACGATCAGTTCGATCGGCCCGATCGAGACACGATCGGCATATTCGGCATGGCCATCCAGCCGCTCTACCACCAGCGCGCCGATGGTCAGCTTGCGCTCCTCTTCAGTCAGCCCAGGCGCGTAGGCCGCTTCCAGTTCTTCGGCGGGGCGGTTCGGGTCGACGGCGAAGGCACCGAAGAAATCGGCATCCTCGGGGTCGACCACGGCGCGGCTGGCGAACAGCTTGTCGAGCAAGCGCGGATAGCGATCGGGCACGAAGATATAGACGTTGTCGCCGGCCTGCAGGCGGCCCATGTCCTGGAAGCGCATGGAGCGGCCATCGCGAACGACCAGCGATGGCCTTGCCCACCGCGGGATACGTTCGCCGCGCGCGACCGGGCTGCCCGGTACGACGCGGTAGGCGAGCAATTCATGGTGGGCCGAGCCCGGCAGTTCGAGCTCGACCTTATCAAGCGGGCCGATGCGTGCGGGCACTATGAGGCCAAGCCTTCGGGCCAAGGGTCCGACCGTCCAGCCCTGCACCACCAGCGAAACCAGAACGATGATGAAGGCAACGTTGAAGATCATGCGGCCATGTTCCAACCCGCCGAGCAGTGGGGTGATGGCGAGCAGGATGGAGACCGCGCCGCGCAGGCCGACCCAGGAAACGAAAGCGACTTCCGGGCGCGGCAGCCGGAACGGAATAAGGCAGAGCCAAACCGCCAGCGGGCGGGCGATGAAGATCAGGAACAGGCCAAGCAGAATGGCCGGCAACAGGATCGCCGGAAACTGAGACGGCGTCGCGAACAGGCCAAGCACCAGGAACATGATGATCTGCGCCAGCCAAGACATGCCGTCCTGGAAGCGTTTCAGGATGGTGACGGCGCGGATGTCGGAATTACCGGCAACGAGCCCGGCCAGATAGACCGCGAGGAAGCCCGAACCGCCGATGGCGCCGGCGGCGGCAAAGACCATCAGCGACAGGGTGAGCACGAAGATCGGCAGGAGGCCGTGGTCGAGGTTCAGCCTGTCGACCAACCGCACGATCGCCATGCCGCCAACAATGCCGACCGCCGCTCCCAGCCCCATGTTGAGCAGGAAGCCAAGCAACAGGTCGGCGAGCAGCACCGGAGCCTCCGGATTTGCTCCCGCGGCGATCACCTCGACCAGGGTGATGGTTAGGAAGATGGCGATCGGGTCATTGGTGCCGGATTCCACTTCGAGCGTGGAGCGCACACGTTCGCGCAGGTTGATCTCGCCGGCGCGCAACAGAAAGAACACGGCGGCGGCGTCAGTGGAGGCGACGGAAGCGCCAAGCAGGAAGGATTCCAGCCAGTTGAGATCAAGCAGATAGAAGGCGGCTGCGCCGAACAAGCCAGTGGTGAGCACGACGCCGACCGTGGCCAGCGAGAGCGCAGGGCCAGCTGCCTGACGCAACACCTTGAGCGGCGTGCCGAAGCCGGAATCGAACAGGATCACAGCAAGTGCGAGCGAGCCGATGAAATAGGCGACGCTGGCATTGTCGAAGGCGATGCCCAGTCCGTCGACGCCGGTAGCAAGGCCGATGCCCAGAAACAGCAGCAGCAGCGGGGCACCGAAGCGGAATGCGATCAGGCTCGAAAACGCGGCGGCCACCACCAGTCCGGTGCCGATCAGCGTCGCGAGATAGATCGCGTGCTCCATCCAGTTTTTCCCCTCGCGCTTCGCTCTTCTCCGCTTTACGGGAGAGTGGGGCGAAGACATGGCCGGTGCAAGGCGCGGCCGTGATTTTTTGAGCTAGCACACTGACTTCAGTGATTTTTCTCCGCCAACGAAAAACGCCCGGCGGAACCGAGCGTTTCACGAAGGTCGAAAAGGGGCGGAGCGATCAGGCGATCATCTTGCTCAAGGCGACGGCCGTGTCGGCCATGCGGTTGGAGAAGCCCCATTCATTGTCGTACCAGGACATGACGCGCACGAGATTGCCCTCGATGACCTTGGTCTGGTCGAGCGCGAAGGTCGACGAAGCCGGGTTGTGGTTCAAGTCGACCGAGACCAGCGGCTCATTCGTATAGGCGAGGATGCCTTTGAGCGGGCCATCGGCGGCGGCAACGAGAACAGCGTTGACCTCGTCGACCGTGACGGTCTTCTTGGCGACGAACTTGAAGTCGATGACCGAGACGTTCGGGGTCGGGACGCGGATCGAGACGCCGTCCAGCTTGCCCTTGAGTTCCGGCAGGACCAGGCCGACGGCCTTGGCGGCACCGGTCGAGGTCGGGATCATCGACATCGCTGCGGCGCGAGCGCGATAGAGGTCCTTGTGCATGGTGTCCAGCGTCGGCTGGTCCCCGGTATAGGCATGGATCGTGGTCATGAAACCCTTTTCGATGCCGAAGGCATTGTTGAGGACCATGGCCACCGGCGCCAAGCAGTTCGTGGTGCAGGAGGCGTTGGAGATGACGATGTGATCCTTGGTGATCTTGTCGTGGTTGACGCCGTAGACCACGGTCAGATCGGCGCCGTCGGCCGGGGCCGAGACGACGACGCGTTTGGCGCCGGCGGTCAGGTGCGCGGAGGCCTTCTCCTTCGAGGTGAAGATGCCGGTGCATTCGAGCGCGATGTCGACGTTGAGTTCCTTCCACGGCAGCTGGGTCGGATCTTTGATCGCGGTGACCTTGATCTTCTTGCCGCCGATGGAAATGCTGTCTCCGTCCACCTTAACTTCGTGGGGGAAACGGCCGTGCACGCTGTCATAGCGCAAAAGGTGGGCATTGGTCTCGACAGGGCCGAGGTCGTTGACGGCGACGACTTCGATGTCCTTGCGGCCGGACTCGTAGATCGCGCGCAAAATGTTGCGGCCGATGCGGCCAAACCCATTGATGGCAACTCTGACGGTCATGTCTTTCTCCCGGGGAGCGTGAAAGGCGGATGCAAAATGTCCGCCGCCTGAATAACGGCGAGCGGCAAAAGAATCCAGCCGCTCGCCCTGAGAGCTAATCGTTTCATTCGTCTGGTGCGACGAAAGGGCCCGGCGGATGCAACCGCCGGGAAGGCATTACTTGGCGTGAAGCCGCGCTTCCACGGCCTTGGCGGTATCCTCGGCGGTGATGCCGAAATGCTTGTAGAGCTGCTCGATCGTGCCGGAGGCGCCGAAACCGTGCATGCCGATAAAGATGCCATCGGTGCCGATGATGGGATCCCAGCCCTGGCGAATGCCGGCCTCGATGGCGACCTTGATCTTGGCCTTGCCGATGATCTTTTCGCGATAGGCATCGCTCTGCTGGAAGAACAGCTCGAAGCAGGGCACGGAGACGACACGGG
The genomic region above belongs to Mesorhizobium terrae and contains:
- a CDS encoding DUF899 domain-containing protein — its product is MSKRKIVPQEEWFRAHQQHLKREKELTRLRDKIAAERRELPWLRIRKDYVFETEAGPRHLADLFGANSQLIVYHFMLGPGGNHYCEGCSFLCDHIDGANQHLRHHDVSLVVVARAPLAELSPFKKRMGWKFDMVSSYASDFNFDMQVSYTDRQIAAGETVYNFEKRAITIRDLPGTSVFFKDEAGNVFLTFMSRARGGEPLITTYDYLDMTPKGRNENGPYYGMIDWVRLHDEYEGATEAEEGCCH
- a CDS encoding fructose bisphosphate aldolase, encoding MNQEMAAQVANKDGFIAALDQSGGSTPKALKLYGVDESAWSNDAEMFDLVHQMRARIIKSPAFTGDKVMGAILFEQTMDRDIDGIPTAQYLWEKRHVVPFLKIDQGLAEATDGVKLMKPMPNLDALLKRAVAKGIFGTKERSVIDAANPKGIAAVVDQQFEVGRQVLAHDLVPIIEPEVTISIHDKAEAEDILLGEIRRHLDTVPAGKRVMLKLTLPTKANLYKPLIDDPRVMRVVALSGGYSRDEANAKLKQNYGMIASFSRALTEGLSAQQTDAQFNAALASAIDSIFQASSVKTAA
- a CDS encoding phosphoglycerate kinase; the protein is MAGFKTLDDISDVGGKRVLVRVDLNVPVANGKVTDLTRIERVVPTISELSDKGAKVILLAHFGRPKDGPAPDLSLRPIAAATAEVLGRPVAFAADCAGEKAELAVAGMRNGDVLLLENTRFYKGEEKNDPALTEQFAALGDVYINDAFSAAHRAHCSTEGLARVLPAYAGRTMQAELEALEKGLGAPVKPVIAIVGGAKVSSKIDLLMNLVKKVDALVIGGGMANTFLAARGTDVGKSLCEHDLATTAKQIMIEAATAGCAIILPVDGVVAREFKAGAANETVAIDKVPGDAMILDVGAKTIETINQWIDRAATLVWNGPLGAFEIEPFDKATVSAAKHAAARTKAGKLVSVAGGGDTVAALNHAGVADDFTYVSTAGGAFLEWMEGKPLPGVEVLKK
- a CDS encoding potassium/proton antiporter, with the protein product MEHAIYLATLIGTGLVVAAAFSSLIAFRFGAPLLLLFLGIGLATGVDGLGIAFDNASVAYFIGSLALAVILFDSGFGTPLKVLRQAAGPALSLATVGVVLTTGLFGAAAFYLLDLNWLESFLLGASVASTDAAAVFFLLRAGEINLRERVRSTLEVESGTNDPIAIFLTITLVEVIAAGANPEAPVLLADLLLGFLLNMGLGAAVGIVGGMAIVRLVDRLNLDHGLLPIFVLTLSLMVFAAAGAIGGSGFLAVYLAGLVAGNSDIRAVTILKRFQDGMSWLAQIIMFLVLGLFATPSQFPAILLPAILLGLFLIFIARPLAVWLCLIPFRLPRPEVAFVSWVGLRGAVSILLAITPLLGGLEHGRMIFNVAFIIVLVSLVVQGWTVGPLARRLGLIVPARIGPLDKVELELPGSAHHELLAYRVVPGSPVARGERIPRWARPSLVVRDGRSMRFQDMGRLQAGDNVYIFVPDRYPRLLDKLFASRAVVDPEDADFFGAFAVDPNRPAEELEAAYAPGLTEEERKLTIGALVVERLDGHAEYADRVSIGPIELIVRDVDDKGRITGLGLSFEPTAPVARVPAFLSAGELFDRIASLIRNRRKPPEKPKASEDDTTQNRPDANERKDDDAPLPA
- the gap gene encoding type I glyceraldehyde-3-phosphate dehydrogenase — protein: MTVRVAINGFGRIGRNILRAIYESGRKDIEVVAVNDLGPVETNAHLLRYDSVHGRFPHEVKVDGDSISIGGKKIKVTAIKDPTQLPWKELNVDIALECTGIFTSKEKASAHLTAGAKRVVVSAPADGADLTVVYGVNHDKITKDHIVISNASCTTNCLAPVAMVLNNAFGIEKGFMTTIHAYTGDQPTLDTMHKDLYRARAAAMSMIPTSTGAAKAVGLVLPELKGKLDGVSIRVPTPNVSVIDFKFVAKKTVTVDEVNAVLVAAADGPLKGILAYTNEPLVSVDLNHNPASSTFALDQTKVIEGNLVRVMSWYDNEWGFSNRMADTAVALSKMIA